The Desulfosoma caldarium genome has a window encoding:
- a CDS encoding queuosine 5'-phosphate N-glycosylase/hydrolase, with protein sequence MFEFPVLGSAAWLAARAKFVFLNHDAVDSAVETWGHLVQKVPSWKQPFHYWDGTEETARWIFVLDVLNHCFWPDPGDPLWEVEMDGTWYSGYCGLAAALKKAYEEGTPLTNARYLQSLTLKDLEGILAGRGRIPLLRARLDNLREAGRVLVEKWRGDVMHLIAWAQGSACRLAARLVEDFPSFRDHFFVDGQTVYFWKRAQIFAADLHAAFEGQGPGRFLDMDRLTAFADYKLPQVLRELEILQYRDDLAQQIDDQALLASGCREEIEIRAMTLVAVEKLKDAFHRRGHRRITSVHVDHWLWSLGQLDLFRRRPYHRCRTIFY encoded by the coding sequence GTGTTTGAGTTTCCTGTTTTAGGCTCCGCTGCCTGGCTGGCGGCGCGCGCTAAGTTTGTCTTTTTGAACCACGACGCGGTGGATTCCGCTGTCGAAACCTGGGGACATCTTGTGCAAAAGGTCCCGTCATGGAAGCAGCCCTTTCACTATTGGGATGGGACGGAAGAGACGGCCCGCTGGATTTTTGTTCTGGACGTGCTCAACCACTGTTTCTGGCCCGACCCCGGCGACCCCTTGTGGGAAGTGGAGATGGACGGCACCTGGTATTCGGGTTACTGCGGCTTGGCGGCAGCCTTGAAAAAGGCTTACGAGGAAGGAACGCCTCTGACGAACGCTCGGTATCTGCAATCCTTAACTTTAAAAGATTTGGAAGGCATTCTTGCTGGTCGCGGGCGAATCCCTTTGTTGCGCGCTCGGCTGGACAATCTTCGAGAGGCCGGACGGGTGCTCGTGGAAAAGTGGCGCGGGGACGTCATGCACCTCATTGCGTGGGCCCAGGGATCGGCCTGCCGACTGGCGGCGCGGTTGGTGGAAGATTTCCCAAGTTTTCGAGACCACTTTTTCGTGGACGGGCAGACCGTCTATTTTTGGAAAAGGGCTCAGATCTTTGCAGCCGATCTGCACGCAGCGTTTGAGGGACAAGGGCCGGGCCGATTCCTGGACATGGATCGCCTGACGGCCTTTGCCGACTACAAACTGCCCCAGGTGCTTCGCGAGCTAGAAATCCTTCAATACCGCGACGACTTGGCCCAACAGATCGACGATCAGGCGCTCCTTGCTTCGGGATGTCGGGAGGAAATTGAAATTCGTGCCATGACGCTGGTGGCCGTCGAGAAACTTAAAGACGCTTTTCATCGTCGTGGGCATCGCCGTATCACCAGTGTCCATGTGGACCACTGGCTCTGGTCGCTGGGTCAGCTGGACCTTTTTCGCCGGCGCCCGTACCACCGATGCCGCACGATTTTTTACTGA
- a CDS encoding ABC transporter substrate-binding protein, protein MKKLLVAALCLSFVWAMGVVPVRGEEALRVGIILPLTGAKAKFGEIEKLSFDMALKEINDAGGINGKKLEFLYEDDTGRPEVARSAAEKLINKDKVLMLGGGYGSSETFAIAGVAQQNRVPFLVNTGADDKITEQNWEYIFRLNPPVSEYPKGLESFLTEVVKPKTAAILYENTNFGSSGSAKFRKICERLGIQVVLEEGYEHGGVDFKPILVKVKNKNPDLIYMISYVMDAALLMRQSMELRIQPKVFVGGAAGFTLPEFPKNAGKAAEKVFSATLWYQTLNYPGAMDYYNKFVAAYNKPTEYHGAEAYAAAYVIADVLKRAKSMSADDIRQALSETDLMTVFGPVKFVSYGKKTNQNRLPTYLVQWIDGQLELVWPTDLASKPYVYPIDWEAEWK, encoded by the coding sequence ATGAAAAAGCTATTGGTGGCGGCGCTGTGTCTAAGTTTTGTATGGGCGATGGGGGTGGTTCCCGTTAGGGGTGAGGAAGCGCTTCGCGTGGGCATCATTCTTCCCCTGACAGGGGCAAAGGCCAAGTTCGGCGAGATCGAAAAGCTTTCCTTTGATATGGCTCTGAAGGAAATCAACGATGCGGGAGGTATTAACGGCAAAAAGCTGGAATTTCTTTACGAAGACGACACGGGACGCCCGGAAGTGGCCCGTTCGGCCGCGGAGAAACTCATCAACAAAGATAAGGTGCTCATGCTGGGCGGAGGATACGGCAGTTCCGAAACTTTTGCCATTGCCGGTGTGGCGCAGCAGAATCGCGTTCCCTTCTTGGTCAACACGGGAGCGGATGACAAAATTACCGAGCAAAATTGGGAATACATCTTTCGGTTGAACCCACCAGTGAGCGAATATCCCAAGGGTTTGGAATCCTTTCTCACCGAAGTGGTGAAACCGAAAACCGCCGCCATCCTTTATGAGAACACCAACTTCGGCAGTTCGGGATCCGCTAAATTCAGAAAAATTTGTGAACGGCTAGGTATTCAAGTGGTTCTTGAGGAAGGCTACGAGCACGGAGGAGTGGACTTCAAGCCCATTTTGGTCAAAGTTAAAAACAAGAATCCTGACCTCATTTACATGATCTCCTATGTGATGGACGCCGCGCTGCTCATGCGCCAGTCCATGGAGCTGCGTATTCAACCCAAGGTTTTCGTGGGTGGAGCCGCCGGTTTTACCTTGCCTGAATTCCCGAAGAATGCCGGCAAAGCGGCGGAAAAGGTCTTTTCGGCGACCCTCTGGTACCAGACGCTTAACTACCCCGGCGCCATGGATTATTATAACAAGTTCGTGGCTGCCTATAATAAGCCTACGGAATACCACGGTGCCGAAGCCTATGCAGCGGCGTATGTCATTGCCGATGTTCTAAAAAGAGCCAAATCCATGAGTGCCGATGACATTCGCCAAGCTCTGTCGGAAACCGATCTGATGACGGTTTTCGGCCCTGTGAAGTTTGTTTCTTATGGTAAGAAAACCAACCAGAATCGTTTGCCCACCTACCTGGTCCAATGGATTGATGGCCAATTGGAACTGGTTTGGCCCACGGACTTGGCCAGCAAACCGTATGTTTATCCCATCGACTGGGAAGCCGAGTGGAAGTA